In Bacillus sp. NP247, one DNA window encodes the following:
- a CDS encoding MATE family efflux transporter, which produces MKIVDNRPSSNIEKPEGMNKSVDDSVLGTKSIPLLYLRFALAGIMANVILGVVSVIDGYFVSGFQELEIEGIGIGFTVMVITRMIGVLLGVGAGAVISLRLGKGKLEEARSIMGQTLWFTLFLSSLLAILGLAFETDIMILFGASDEALPYAVQYSRLLWISLPLTILAVVLSILANIDEKPILSMNSWLVAAAVAGIMEWIMVVKYDMGMMGSSWANTISQSIPVLLIFYFWFGKTKLKPKMKDMMINFKKIGEVVWTGFASFSSQFMMFIAIIFTNNLLQSYGGGLHVAAFTIQNGYITNLLALAALGGMTGLQPIISYNYGAGNLDRVKQAIKMGLIFTVSFFVIVTAILIIFADPIVSFFSGGNPELQKLGIWTTVVFNCLFTLSAVSLLVSGYFESQERNWSATFISVSKILLFMLPFLFIFPKFWGVEGVWYAAPAAEIPGVLIAIYFMRKEFKRLKATNINTDTNVKTVDL; this is translated from the coding sequence ATGAAAATAGTGGACAACCGTCCGTCATCGAACATAGAGAAGCCAGAAGGAATGAATAAGTCGGTGGATGATTCAGTGCTCGGAACCAAAAGTATTCCGTTACTATATTTACGGTTTGCTTTGGCAGGAATTATGGCTAATGTAATTCTAGGAGTTGTATCGGTTATCGATGGCTATTTCGTCAGTGGCTTTCAGGAGCTGGAAATCGAAGGGATAGGAATTGGATTTACCGTTATGGTTATTACCCGTATGATCGGTGTTCTTTTGGGTGTGGGAGCCGGAGCGGTCATTTCACTTCGACTGGGAAAAGGAAAGCTAGAAGAAGCTAGAAGTATTATGGGACAAACTTTATGGTTTACTCTTTTCCTTTCCTCTTTGTTAGCTATACTTGGATTGGCCTTTGAAACGGATATTATGATTCTATTTGGAGCAAGTGATGAAGCGCTTCCGTATGCGGTGCAATATAGCCGACTACTATGGATTTCGTTGCCATTAACGATATTGGCCGTTGTATTAAGTATTTTAGCTAATATCGATGAAAAACCTATATTATCAATGAACAGTTGGTTAGTCGCAGCGGCTGTTGCTGGAATTATGGAATGGATTATGGTAGTGAAGTATGACATGGGGATGATGGGTTCTTCATGGGCTAATACGATTTCGCAATCGATTCCTGTTCTCTTAATCTTTTATTTCTGGTTTGGTAAAACAAAACTTAAGCCGAAAATGAAAGACATGATGATAAATTTCAAGAAAATTGGTGAAGTAGTTTGGACGGGTTTTGCATCTTTCTCTAGTCAGTTCATGATGTTTATTGCAATTATTTTCACCAACAATTTACTGCAAAGCTACGGAGGTGGTCTGCACGTTGCGGCTTTCACGATTCAAAATGGTTACATTACAAATCTCCTCGCTTTAGCGGCGCTCGGTGGGATGACAGGGCTTCAACCGATTATTAGTTATAATTACGGTGCAGGCAACCTTGATCGTGTGAAACAAGCAATTAAGATGGGACTCATTTTTACAGTTTCCTTCTTTGTAATTGTGACAGCCATATTAATCATTTTTGCAGATCCAATTGTGTCATTTTTTTCCGGTGGTAATCCTGAATTGCAAAAACTGGGCATTTGGACGACGGTTGTATTCAATTGTTTGTTTACACTTAGTGCAGTTAGCTTGCTTGTCTCTGGTTATTTTGAATCACAGGAGAGAAACTGGTCCGCAACGTTTATTAGTGTAAGCAAAATATTATTGTTCATGTTACCATTTCTATTTATTTTCCCGAAATTCTGGGGTGTAGAAGGTGTATGGTACGCTGCTCCTGCTGCAGAAATTCCAGGTGTTCTCATTGCTATATACTTTATGAGAAAAGAGTTTAAACGTTTAAAAGCTACCAATATTAATACAGATACCAATGTTAAAACAGTAGATTTATAG
- a CDS encoding aldehyde dehydrogenase family protein, with product MEINMFIDGKWVEALSGARRNIINPATEEVIATSAHGSADDAKIAIQAARKAFDSGIWSDLSADERADYLYKIADRLEEKTAEIARLETANNGKVIRATTYVDIPVSVQCFRYYADLIKGMKKESYNRDDSSETIVIHEPIGVCGLIVPWNFPLMLAVWQIAPALASGNTIVIKPADVTPVSVFKLFEIIEEVGLPDGVANLVLGPGSKVGNELAESHDVDKVAFTGGTKTGQSIMRAAAGNMKKVTLELGGKSPLMVFDDVDFETAVDNAMFGIFHNAGQVCSAASRLLVQETIYDKFVERLAERANKIVVGNGESENIEMGALTTESHMNDVLHYIKSGIEEGAKLVCGGKRLTENGLDRGFFIAPTIFADVNADMRIVKEEIFGPVLVVQKFKDEEDAIQKANDSIYGLAGAVFTEDMDRAKRVISKLRAGITWINSYHLAYVEGPWGGYKQSGIGRALGVAGLEHFMETKQINIHQHAKPVGWYVN from the coding sequence GACGTCTGCCCATGGATCAGCAGATGATGCCAAGATAGCAATCCAGGCGGCTCGTAAAGCGTTTGACAGCGGAATTTGGTCAGATTTATCGGCTGATGAAAGAGCTGATTATTTATATAAGATTGCAGACCGTCTTGAAGAGAAGACAGCTGAAATTGCACGTTTGGAAACTGCAAATAACGGTAAAGTTATTCGTGCAACAACCTATGTAGATATTCCTGTATCGGTTCAATGCTTCCGCTATTATGCTGACTTGATTAAAGGTATGAAAAAGGAATCTTACAATCGTGATGATTCTTCAGAAACGATTGTTATTCATGAACCAATTGGTGTTTGTGGACTGATTGTACCTTGGAACTTCCCGCTTATGCTAGCTGTTTGGCAAATTGCTCCTGCACTTGCCTCAGGAAATACAATTGTAATTAAGCCTGCCGACGTCACTCCTGTAAGCGTATTTAAATTATTTGAAATCATCGAAGAGGTTGGACTTCCGGACGGAGTAGCAAACCTAGTATTAGGACCTGGCTCAAAGGTTGGAAATGAGCTTGCAGAGAGTCACGATGTTGACAAAGTTGCCTTTACCGGTGGGACAAAAACAGGTCAAAGTATTATGCGCGCAGCTGCGGGCAATATGAAAAAAGTCACACTTGAATTAGGCGGGAAATCTCCACTTATGGTGTTTGACGATGTGGATTTTGAAACGGCAGTCGATAATGCGATGTTTGGTATTTTCCACAACGCTGGGCAAGTTTGTTCAGCTGCATCCCGTTTGCTTGTACAAGAGACCATTTACGATAAGTTTGTTGAAAGATTGGCCGAGCGTGCGAACAAAATTGTAGTTGGAAACGGAGAAAGCGAGAATATCGAAATGGGAGCTCTCACAACCGAGTCTCATATGAATGACGTTTTACATTATATAAAGAGTGGAATTGAAGAAGGTGCAAAATTAGTTTGTGGTGGTAAACGTTTAACAGAAAATGGGCTTGATCGAGGGTTTTTCATCGCACCAACAATCTTTGCTGATGTAAATGCAGATATGCGTATTGTTAAGGAAGAGATTTTTGGACCAGTCCTTGTTGTACAGAAATTTAAAGATGAGGAAGATGCGATCCAAAAAGCGAATGATTCCATTTATGGATTAGCCGGTGCTGTATTTACTGAAGATATGGACCGAGCAAAACGTGTCATTAGTAAATTACGTGCGGGAATTACTTGGATTAATAGTTATCATCTTGCTTATGTTGAAGGTCCTTGGGGCGGATATAAGCAAAGTGGAATCGGTAGGGCTTTAGGTGTTGCCGGACTGGAGCACTTTATGGAAACGAAGCAAATCAATATCCACCAGCATGCCAAGCCTGTAGGTTGGTATGTGAATTAA